Proteins from a genomic interval of Sphingobacterium lactis:
- the pgi gene encoding glucose-6-phosphate isomerase, giving the protein MLPKIDFTTTQAYQYLADHFISINEHSIKDLFANDPERFQKFHLFLGDILFDYSKNRIDEQTMALLFQLARECKLNDAIEAMFSGEKINETENRAVLHTALRNRSDKPVITDGADVMPDIRAVLDRMKSFTERILSGAWKGFSGKEITDVVNIGIGGSDLGPVMVTEALKAYKTRLNMHFVSNVDGTHIVETLQGLNPETTLFLIASKTFTTQETMANANSAKEWFLKSGAKEADVAKHFAALSTNADGVSAFGIDTQNMFEFWDWVGGRYSLWSAIGLSISLAIGFDKFEELLTGAFEADEHFRNTELEQNIPVVMALLGVWYNNFFDAESQAILPYDQYLHRFAAYFQQGDMESNGKYIDRNGKRVDYETGPIIWGEPGTNGQHAFYQLIHQGTKLIPCDFIAPAVSLNQVGNHHELLLSNFFAQTEALMNGKTEAEVIAELQKAGKSQEEINRLTPFKIFEGNRPTNSILIKKITPRTLGALVALYEHKIFVQGVIWNIFSFDQWGVELGKQLANKILPELKGEAEVESHDSSTNALINQYKAWRG; this is encoded by the coding sequence ATGTTACCAAAAATTGATTTTACAACAACCCAAGCCTACCAATACCTAGCAGATCATTTTATCAGTATAAACGAACACAGCATCAAGGATCTCTTTGCGAACGATCCGGAGCGGTTCCAAAAATTCCACCTATTCTTGGGAGATATCCTTTTTGATTATTCCAAGAACCGTATTGACGAACAGACCATGGCCTTATTGTTCCAATTGGCGCGTGAGTGCAAATTGAACGATGCCATCGAAGCGATGTTCTCCGGGGAGAAGATCAATGAGACGGAAAACCGGGCCGTATTGCATACCGCGTTGCGCAATCGTTCGGACAAACCGGTGATCACCGATGGCGCAGATGTAATGCCGGATATCCGTGCTGTCCTGGACAGGATGAAATCCTTTACGGAACGCATACTTTCTGGTGCATGGAAAGGATTTTCAGGAAAGGAAATTACGGATGTTGTTAACATCGGAATCGGCGGTTCCGATCTAGGACCAGTGATGGTTACCGAAGCCTTGAAAGCTTATAAAACCCGGTTGAACATGCATTTTGTTTCCAATGTAGATGGAACACATATCGTTGAAACCTTGCAGGGCTTAAATCCGGAGACTACTTTATTCCTGATTGCTTCCAAGACCTTTACAACACAGGAAACCATGGCCAATGCCAACAGTGCGAAGGAATGGTTCTTGAAAAGTGGCGCGAAGGAAGCCGATGTGGCGAAGCACTTTGCGGCGTTGAGTACCAATGCGGATGGCGTATCGGCGTTCGGTATTGATACCCAAAACATGTTTGAGTTCTGGGATTGGGTAGGTGGTCGTTATTCGTTGTGGTCCGCTATCGGATTATCCATCAGCTTAGCGATTGGGTTCGATAAATTTGAAGAACTCCTTACCGGCGCATTTGAAGCCGATGAACATTTCCGTAATACCGAATTGGAGCAGAATATCCCTGTCGTGATGGCCTTATTGGGCGTCTGGTACAACAATTTCTTCGATGCAGAGAGTCAGGCGATCTTGCCATATGATCAGTATCTGCACCGTTTTGCCGCCTATTTCCAACAGGGTGATATGGAGTCAAACGGGAAATATATCGACCGGAACGGCAAACGTGTAGATTACGAAACAGGGCCGATTATCTGGGGTGAACCTGGAACCAATGGTCAACATGCGTTCTATCAATTGATTCACCAAGGGACGAAGTTAATCCCATGTGATTTCATCGCACCGGCAGTTTCCTTGAACCAGGTGGGTAACCACCATGAATTGTTGCTGTCCAACTTCTTTGCTCAGACCGAAGCCCTCATGAACGGGAAAACGGAAGCGGAAGTCATTGCTGAATTGCAGAAAGCAGGGAAATCGCAGGAAGAAATTAATAGATTGACACCTTTCAAGATTTTTGAGGGCAATAGACCGACCAACTCCATCCTGATCAAAAAGATTACACCACGCACATTAGGTGCATTGGTTGCCCTTTATGAACATAAGATCTTTGTACAGGGTGTTATTTGGAATATCTTCAGTTTCGATCAATGGGGTGTCGAGCTTGGTAAGCAATTGGCCAATAAAATCTTACCTGAATTAAAAGGGGAAGCAGAAGTGGAAAGCCACGATTCGTCTACCAATGCCTTGATCAATCAATACAAGGCCTGGAGAGGATAA
- a CDS encoding M20/M25/M40 family metallo-hydrolase: MKHLISTSMKAGAFGLLFIFSSIHDNPVHAQRMQQQAPKPVDPVVERIVKEAKENSELELLAFELLDVVGPRLVGTPGMTKANEWAVKTFERWGIPAKNQQFGEWHGWERGISHIDMTHPRTKSISGTQLAWSPTTKGKAIEGEVIALPEFQDSLAFRKWLPQVKGKYVMVSMPQPTGRPDWNWKEYATPESYARMQKVKDSINVAWGRRIRATGLAPNSIPSVLEDAGAVGILSSYWSGEFGANKIFGARSHKAPSLDISLEDYGILYRLAEKGYAPRIKVETSSKHVGNVPSFNTIAEIKGSEFPNEYVILSAHLDSWEGGSGATDNGTGTIAMMEVARVLKQVLPNPKRTILIGLWGSEEQGLNGSRAFVLDNPEVIEKTQAVFNLDNGTGRVANINGSGFVHAYDFMGRWLEAVPREITKDIQTQFPGSPGGGGSDHASFVAAGVPGFMLSSLSWGYFNNTWHTNLDTYDKLVFDDLLSNVILTAVLTYKASEEPTLVNREKRVLPAGRDGRGSDWPAIRQPRRSGVGY; the protein is encoded by the coding sequence ATGAAACATCTAATTTCAACCAGTATGAAAGCAGGGGCGTTCGGCCTGCTGTTTATTTTTTCAAGTATACATGATAATCCTGTGCATGCCCAGCGGATGCAGCAACAGGCACCCAAGCCGGTTGACCCCGTTGTGGAGCGCATCGTGAAGGAAGCCAAGGAAAATTCCGAATTGGAATTGCTGGCCTTTGAGCTGTTGGATGTCGTTGGCCCACGTTTGGTCGGCACACCGGGCATGACCAAAGCCAATGAATGGGCAGTCAAAACTTTTGAACGCTGGGGTATTCCTGCAAAGAACCAACAATTTGGGGAATGGCACGGCTGGGAGCGGGGCATTTCACATATCGATATGACCCACCCACGGACGAAGTCCATTTCAGGAACGCAATTGGCCTGGAGTCCAACCACCAAGGGGAAGGCAATTGAAGGGGAAGTGATCGCTTTGCCGGAATTCCAGGACTCCTTGGCGTTTCGGAAATGGTTGCCACAGGTCAAAGGCAAGTATGTGATGGTGTCGATGCCGCAGCCAACGGGACGTCCCGATTGGAACTGGAAGGAATATGCAACACCTGAATCCTATGCGCGTATGCAAAAAGTGAAGGATTCCATTAATGTGGCCTGGGGTCGCCGCATTCGTGCAACAGGACTGGCGCCCAACTCCATCCCTTCCGTTCTGGAAGATGCCGGAGCCGTTGGTATTTTGAGCAGTTATTGGTCCGGAGAGTTCGGGGCGAACAAGATTTTTGGTGCTAGAAGCCATAAGGCGCCGTCCTTGGATATTTCCCTGGAGGATTATGGTATATTGTACCGCCTAGCTGAAAAGGGATACGCACCGCGCATCAAAGTGGAAACTTCATCCAAACATGTGGGCAACGTCCCATCATTCAATACGATTGCAGAAATCAAGGGATCGGAATTTCCGAATGAATACGTCATCCTATCTGCGCACTTGGACTCCTGGGAAGGTGGATCCGGCGCTACGGACAACGGAACCGGTACGATTGCCATGATGGAGGTTGCCCGCGTATTGAAGCAAGTATTGCCGAATCCAAAAAGAACGATCCTGATCGGCCTGTGGGGCAGTGAAGAGCAGGGTTTGAACGGTTCAAGAGCCTTTGTTTTGGATAACCCAGAAGTTATCGAAAAAACCCAGGCGGTTTTCAACTTGGACAATGGAACGGGACGCGTGGCCAATATCAATGGATCTGGATTTGTCCATGCCTACGATTTCATGGGCCGTTGGCTGGAGGCCGTACCTCGTGAGATTACCAAGGATATCCAGACGCAATTTCCAGGTTCCCCTGGTGGCGGCGGGTCGGATCATGCCTCTTTTGTGGCTGCCGGCGTACCGGGTTTTATGCTGAGCTCCCTTTCTTGGGGGTACTTCAACAACACGTGGCACACGAATCTCGATACCTACGACAAATTGGTGTTTGACGATTTGCTCTCCAACGTGATTTTAACGGCTGTGTTGACCTATAAGGCTTCAGAAGAACCAACCCTCGTGAATCGCGAGAAACGTGTCCTACCGGCAGGCAGAGACGGCAGGGGATCCGATTGGCCAGCGATACGCCAGCCTAGAAGATCAGGGGTAGGGTATTAA
- a CDS encoding carboxy terminal-processing peptidase, with product MFKNLLIALALISVVACGSKPRVNLEEQTGLGLKPTTQHEVIAKEVSNLLENFSYKRVPMGDSLSNIVFDNLVKGMDQGRNYLLQSDIDEFQKYKTSISQDFKAGDLSSSFFMFNRYIERYIQSLNYALEAIDANHDFTKDESYNSFREKLPYFKTEAELKDQWRKRAKYDLLNLRLTAADSAKSDDAKNKETLRSRYNNLISQIKKTNANDAFQLIMTSLTDAVDPHTTYYNPAFAQAFNENMSNTLEGIGASLQMENEMVTIKQIIAGGPAFKDKTLHINDRIIAVGQGESGEFEDIIGWRIDAAVAKIKGKKGTTVRLKILPAGAELSSTPRIVKLTREKIVLAEESAKREIKTVKGEDGKEYRIGVINLPKFYIDFDAVRRGDKDYKSTTRDVRLLLDSLKQDGVDAVLMDLRNNGGGSLQEAIELTGLFIDRGPVVQVRDTRNRVQVDSDEENGVSWDGPFGVIINRFSASASEIFAGAIQDYGRGVVLGSTSYGKGTVQNAVDMSRFISATNKLLIKAAGESDADTPTGAPQFGQINITMGKFYRINGSSTQHKGVTPDVVFPTQYSAEKFGESSEPSALPWDQIKPSNFTQVGNLKTINSQLEEIHKARMAKSPAYEFLLEDIAEFNKNETIPAVSLNEATLKAEREKNRIKNRERINKQLSFMGKPLWKEGQPQPKLEYDFVLEESANVLTDFIRLKNK from the coding sequence ATGTTTAAAAATCTCTTAATTGCTCTTGCATTAATCTCTGTGGTCGCCTGTGGTTCGAAACCACGCGTTAACCTGGAAGAGCAGACAGGTTTAGGTCTAAAACCTACCACACAACATGAGGTGATCGCTAAGGAAGTTTCCAATCTATTGGAGAACTTCAGCTATAAGCGGGTTCCAATGGGGGACTCACTATCCAATATTGTATTTGATAATCTAGTTAAAGGAATGGACCAGGGCAGGAACTATCTCCTGCAGTCCGATATTGATGAGTTCCAGAAATATAAAACTTCCATCAGCCAGGATTTCAAGGCTGGAGACCTTTCCAGCTCCTTCTTTATGTTCAATAGGTACATCGAAAGATATATCCAATCACTGAACTATGCCTTGGAGGCGATCGATGCGAACCACGATTTCACCAAAGACGAGTCGTACAACAGCTTCCGTGAGAAACTACCTTATTTCAAAACAGAAGCAGAATTGAAGGATCAATGGAGAAAGCGTGCCAAGTACGATCTATTGAACCTGCGCCTGACCGCAGCAGATTCGGCGAAATCCGATGATGCCAAGAACAAGGAAACATTGCGCAGCCGTTACAACAACTTGATTTCACAGATCAAGAAAACAAATGCGAACGATGCGTTCCAATTGATCATGACCTCCCTTACGGATGCCGTAGATCCACATACAACGTATTACAACCCTGCATTTGCACAGGCTTTCAATGAGAACATGTCCAATACCCTTGAAGGTATCGGTGCTTCCCTGCAGATGGAAAACGAGATGGTAACGATCAAACAGATCATTGCCGGCGGTCCAGCATTTAAGGACAAGACATTACACATCAACGACCGGATTATTGCCGTTGGCCAAGGGGAGTCGGGTGAGTTTGAAGATATCATCGGTTGGCGAATCGATGCAGCCGTAGCCAAGATCAAAGGAAAGAAAGGTACGACCGTTCGCTTGAAGATTTTACCAGCAGGTGCAGAACTTTCGTCTACACCACGCATCGTAAAGTTAACACGAGAGAAGATTGTCCTTGCCGAGGAATCCGCAAAACGCGAGATCAAAACCGTTAAAGGTGAAGATGGCAAAGAATACAGAATCGGTGTGATCAACTTACCGAAATTCTATATCGACTTTGATGCCGTACGTCGTGGCGACAAAGATTATAAGAGTACCACACGCGATGTGCGTTTATTATTGGATAGCTTGAAGCAAGACGGTGTAGATGCTGTATTGATGGATTTGCGAAACAATGGTGGCGGTTCCCTACAGGAGGCCATCGAATTGACAGGTCTATTCATCGATCGTGGTCCTGTTGTTCAGGTTCGCGACACGAGAAACCGTGTTCAAGTGGACAGTGATGAGGAAAATGGCGTATCGTGGGATGGTCCATTCGGTGTAATCATCAACCGTTTTTCAGCTTCCGCATCGGAGATTTTCGCTGGCGCGATCCAGGATTATGGCCGTGGTGTCGTATTGGGTTCCACCAGTTATGGTAAAGGTACGGTGCAGAATGCCGTGGATATGTCCCGTTTTATTTCGGCAACGAACAAACTTCTGATCAAAGCCGCAGGCGAATCCGACGCGGATACACCGACCGGTGCACCGCAGTTTGGCCAGATCAACATTACCATGGGTAAATTCTACCGCATCAACGGAAGCAGTACCCAACATAAAGGTGTAACACCAGATGTGGTTTTCCCAACCCAATATTCTGCGGAGAAATTTGGTGAAAGCTCTGAACCTTCGGCCCTACCTTGGGATCAGATCAAACCATCCAACTTCACACAGGTCGGTAACTTGAAAACCATCAACAGCCAATTGGAGGAAATCCATAAAGCACGCATGGCAAAATCACCGGCGTATGAATTCCTGTTGGAGGATATCGCTGAATTCAATAAGAATGAAACGATCCCTGCCGTAAGCTTGAATGAAGCAACATTAAAAGCGGAGCGCGAAAAGAATAGAATCAAAAATCGTGAACGCATTAACAAACAGCTTTCCTTTATGGGCAAACCACTTTGGAAAGAAGGACAACCTCAGCCTAAACTCGAATACGACTTCGTGCTCGAGGAAAGCGCAAATGTCCTGACAGACTTTATCCGACTAAAGAATAAATAA
- a CDS encoding tetratricopeptide repeat protein, with product MIDKVRAIVALSFVFSSFGLMAQNQDKPLDPAGYVTKYNPAFAGIGPKVYVLPPPRTKEEELVDFYKEKKGFYDSIARQLDFQSAVDDYKFTTNASFLRKNYNPFPTSDQDWNALMTKTEQSNNNALVAGLANEYAYSLLQKGDINKTLAVLTRGLNAAQASGSGEKMALEHNLANAYLLSGNLNEASRMQESFLKKAVDNRESIDQANTLVRIALVQAYTKSYKAAENTIIRKAIPIYNKTKNHAGKVFALLSLSRIYQLQNKHTEAQWFLIQARDLANSRNLEKDLPEIEFMLAYSKYVQENYKVAVAEFEKARTLAENENNKVLKLAIHDKLGDIYLRLGNFKEAEKELASYWQLRRELFQSSEG from the coding sequence ATGATTGATAAAGTGCGCGCTATAGTGGCTTTGAGCTTTGTTTTTTCAAGCTTTGGCCTGATGGCTCAGAACCAGGATAAACCATTAGACCCTGCGGGGTATGTTACAAAATACAATCCTGCTTTTGCAGGGATAGGCCCGAAAGTCTATGTACTGCCTCCTCCGCGAACCAAAGAAGAAGAATTGGTCGACTTTTACAAGGAAAAAAAGGGATTTTACGACTCCATTGCCCGACAACTGGATTTCCAGAGTGCGGTGGATGATTATAAATTTACGACAAACGCTTCGTTCCTTCGGAAGAACTACAACCCATTTCCAACCTCCGATCAGGATTGGAATGCGCTCATGACCAAGACGGAGCAAAGCAACAACAATGCGCTGGTTGCTGGCTTGGCGAATGAGTACGCATACAGTCTGCTTCAAAAAGGGGACATCAACAAAACGCTAGCTGTTTTGACAAGAGGGCTGAATGCTGCACAAGCGAGCGGTTCTGGAGAAAAAATGGCCCTGGAGCACAACTTGGCGAATGCTTACCTGCTAAGCGGAAATCTGAATGAAGCCTCCCGCATGCAGGAATCTTTCCTGAAGAAAGCCGTTGATAACCGCGAATCCATCGACCAGGCGAACACATTGGTGCGCATCGCCTTGGTGCAGGCTTATACGAAGAGCTACAAGGCAGCTGAAAATACCATTATCCGAAAAGCCATTCCGATCTACAACAAGACCAAGAACCACGCCGGTAAGGTGTTCGCCCTGCTGAGCCTTTCCCGCATTTACCAGTTGCAGAACAAACATACTGAAGCGCAATGGTTCCTGATTCAGGCACGTGACCTGGCCAATAGCAGGAATTTGGAAAAGGACCTTCCCGAAATTGAATTTATGCTGGCCTATTCCAAATATGTACAGGAGAATTACAAGGTTGCCGTTGCGGAATTCGAAAAGGCGAGAACATTGGCAGAGAACGAAAATAACAAAGTCCTTAAGCTCGCCATCCACGATAAACTTGGCGATATTTACTTGAGACTGGGCAATTTCAAGGAAGCCGAAAAAGAACTGGCAAGTTATTGGCAACTGCGCAGAGAACTGTTTCAGTCCTCCGAGGGCTAG
- a CDS encoding replication-associated recombination protein A, with amino-acid sequence MATRIPLAERMRPQSLADYVGQQHIIGAGAVLQNAIEQKAIPSMIFWGPPGVGKTTLALLIAKSLDRPFYSLSAIQSGVKDVREVIDKAEQMRQFNQEQPILFIDEIHRFSKSQQDSLLGAVERGTVTLIGATTENPSFEVISALLSRCQVYVLNELSKDELIQIVDQAVETDEYLKADKIHIKEYEALLQLSGGDARKLLNILELVSQASVHSQQEITNDFVAKHVQQNRVRYDKSGDQHYDIISAFIKSIRGSDPNAAVYWLARMIEGGEDPKFIARRLLILASEDIGNANPNALLLANNCFQAVNVIGWPESRIILSQAVIYLASSAKSNASYEAINKAQALVRKTGSLSVPIHLRNAPTKLMKELDYGTEYMYAHAYAGNFVEQEYLPDELKGTKLYDPGKNAAEDKLRQSLHDKWKGKYGY; translated from the coding sequence ATGGCTACTCGAATACCCTTAGCGGAACGCATGCGACCCCAATCGTTGGCTGATTATGTTGGACAACAACATATCATCGGTGCGGGAGCGGTATTACAGAATGCCATTGAGCAGAAGGCCATCCCTTCCATGATCTTTTGGGGGCCGCCCGGTGTGGGCAAGACCACCCTGGCCTTGCTGATTGCCAAATCCCTTGACCGGCCTTTCTACAGCTTAAGTGCCATTCAATCGGGGGTAAAGGATGTCCGTGAGGTCATCGATAAGGCGGAGCAGATGCGCCAGTTCAATCAGGAACAGCCGATTCTGTTCATCGATGAGATCCACCGTTTCTCCAAATCCCAACAGGATTCGCTCTTGGGTGCCGTGGAGCGGGGAACCGTCACCCTGATTGGTGCTACAACAGAGAATCCTTCATTTGAGGTGATCTCTGCCCTGTTATCGCGTTGCCAAGTGTACGTGTTGAATGAACTTTCTAAGGACGAGCTGATTCAAATTGTGGATCAGGCTGTAGAGACGGATGAGTACCTCAAAGCGGATAAGATCCACATCAAAGAATATGAGGCTTTATTGCAGCTTTCCGGTGGAGATGCGCGCAAGCTCTTGAATATTTTGGAGTTGGTGAGCCAGGCTTCAGTCCATAGCCAACAGGAAATTACAAATGATTTTGTTGCTAAGCATGTGCAGCAAAATCGGGTCCGTTACGATAAGTCCGGCGACCAGCATTACGATATCATTTCGGCTTTCATCAAATCCATCCGGGGCAGCGATCCCAATGCAGCAGTCTATTGGTTGGCCCGGATGATCGAGGGTGGAGAAGATCCGAAGTTTATTGCGCGCCGGTTGCTGATTCTCGCATCTGAGGATATCGGCAATGCCAATCCGAATGCACTGCTGTTGGCGAACAATTGCTTTCAGGCGGTGAATGTCATTGGCTGGCCCGAATCCCGGATCATCCTCTCACAGGCCGTGATCTACCTGGCGAGTTCGGCCAAGAGCAACGCCTCCTATGAAGCCATCAACAAGGCGCAGGCCTTGGTTCGGAAGACGGGGAGCCTATCCGTTCCCATCCATCTGCGAAACGCACCGACCAAACTCATGAAGGAGCTGGACTACGGTACCGAATATATGTATGCGCATGCGTATGCAGGTAATTTCGTCGAACAGGAATACCTGCCGGATGAGTTAAAGGGCACTAAACTGTATGACCCCGGCAAGAATGCCGCGGAGGACAAGCTCCGACAATCCCTTCACGATAAGTGGAAAGGGAAATACGGTTATTAG
- a CDS encoding 3'-5' exonuclease, giving the protein MIKTFTAIDFELATAKYSSVCAVGIVDVVDGEIVKEFYSLVQPPQNKYMWQTSRVHGIKPKHTAAAPTFLELFPTIQPLIQGKHMVAHDELLDRSVLRETMQYYRLSYTELGLAPVWDCTSKIYRSLGFERTKLSICCELMGVELNHHDALSDARATAELYLKIEDAIQLKKLG; this is encoded by the coding sequence ATGATAAAGACCTTTACAGCAATAGATTTTGAGTTGGCTACTGCAAAGTACAGTAGTGTTTGTGCTGTTGGCATTGTGGATGTGGTGGATGGTGAGATTGTGAAGGAATTTTATAGCTTGGTACAACCACCGCAGAACAAGTATATGTGGCAAACCTCCCGGGTACACGGTATCAAGCCTAAACATACCGCTGCGGCGCCGACATTTCTGGAACTCTTCCCGACGATTCAGCCGCTGATACAAGGGAAACATATGGTTGCCCACGACGAATTGTTAGATCGCAGTGTTTTACGTGAAACAATGCAGTACTATCGATTGTCTTATACAGAGCTGGGCTTAGCGCCGGTTTGGGACTGCACCAGTAAAATTTACAGATCCTTGGGATTTGAAAGGACAAAATTAAGTATATGCTGCGAACTGATGGGAGTGGAGCTCAATCACCACGACGCCCTCTCGGATGCGCGCGCAACGGCAGAACTCTATCTGAAGATCGAGGATGCCATTCAATTAAAGAAATTAGGTTAA
- a CDS encoding mannose-1-phosphate guanylyltransferase gives MGKIINVVLSGGVGSRLWPLSRKAKPKQYLPIFNGKTLFELTVDRNQGISSKVILVGSEQNKTLAAPFLDGKENDVIAETVPRNTAAAIAFAAFHCEPDDILIVTPSDHLIEGMDHYEEAINQGIMFAQEGYIATFGIVPNRPETGYGYIEHEGNSVLSFREKPNEDTARDFLKKGNFLWNSGIFCFKAGVYLEELMRFEPKLYSAAEVAFEYATGLVMDEEHSKLIPSKSIDYAVLERSDLIKVVPARFKWSDMGAFDSLYIYFKENGHPVDESGNIVVGTNKHTVFVGLQNCMLINTEDAVLVLDRAYAQDVKRVYEQLEKESSPLI, from the coding sequence ATGGGGAAAATCATCAATGTCGTTTTATCCGGAGGTGTTGGGTCACGCCTTTGGCCACTTTCACGCAAAGCAAAACCAAAGCAATATCTACCGATTTTCAACGGTAAAACGTTGTTTGAGTTAACAGTGGATCGGAATCAGGGCATATCCTCTAAGGTTATCCTGGTGGGTTCCGAACAGAACAAGACCCTGGCGGCACCATTTCTCGATGGAAAAGAGAATGACGTGATCGCAGAAACCGTTCCCCGCAATACGGCGGCAGCCATAGCCTTCGCGGCATTCCATTGCGAACCCGATGATATCCTTATCGTTACGCCATCGGATCACCTGATCGAAGGGATGGACCATTATGAGGAAGCCATCAACCAAGGGATCATGTTTGCCCAGGAAGGGTACATTGCTACCTTCGGCATTGTTCCGAACCGCCCGGAAACGGGATACGGTTATATCGAACATGAAGGCAATTCCGTATTGTCCTTCCGCGAGAAACCAAATGAGGATACCGCACGGGATTTTTTGAAAAAAGGTAACTTTTTATGGAATTCCGGAATTTTCTGTTTTAAAGCTGGTGTATATTTGGAGGAGTTGATGCGCTTTGAGCCAAAGCTGTACTCTGCAGCCGAAGTAGCCTTTGAATACGCTACTGGATTGGTGATGGATGAGGAACACTCCAAGTTAATTCCTTCCAAGAGCATTGACTACGCTGTACTGGAGCGCTCTGACTTGATTAAGGTGGTTCCAGCACGTTTTAAATGGTCCGATATGGGGGCGTTCGATTCTTTATATATTTATTTTAAGGAAAATGGACACCCTGTTGACGAAAGTGGCAATATTGTTGTAGGTACAAACAAGCATACTGTTTTTGTTGGGTTACAGAACTGCATGCTAATCAATACGGAAGATGCTGTATTGGTGCTTGATAGAGCATATGCCCAAGACGTAAAGCGGGTTTATGAACAATTGGAGAAAGAGAGCTCTCCTTTAATTTAA
- a CDS encoding tyrosine-protein phosphatase: protein MGFWSNLFGGTKKETKTYHNRLSWVGWDMHNHLLPGIDDGSPNVEESMILIQGLKDLGIHSCVSTPHVMAGVHNNTPQTIKEAHGKLSNAIQSANVDFKIHFSAEYMIDDQIDQWVQSNNLCLINDKYMLIEMSYLSESKSLFTIIKAIQDLGYQPILAHPERYNYYHNNFKIFEDIKNAGCMLQLNLLSISKYYGENVKTAALTLIRAGMYDFVGTDMHHRKHLDALKAVVSKYDTKELLKDNPIKNAKLFEAKSEKRTA, encoded by the coding sequence ATGGGATTTTGGAGCAATTTATTTGGAGGAACTAAGAAAGAAACCAAAACATATCACAACCGATTAAGTTGGGTTGGTTGGGATATGCACAACCACTTGTTGCCGGGGATCGATGATGGAAGTCCGAACGTAGAGGAATCAATGATTTTAATTCAAGGGTTAAAGGACCTCGGGATTCATTCCTGTGTTTCTACCCCGCACGTGATGGCAGGCGTACATAACAATACCCCGCAGACCATTAAGGAAGCACATGGGAAATTAAGCAATGCCATCCAATCCGCCAATGTTGATTTCAAAATTCACTTCAGTGCCGAATACATGATCGATGATCAAATCGACCAATGGGTGCAATCCAACAACCTATGCTTGATCAATGATAAGTATATGTTGATCGAGATGTCCTATCTTTCGGAATCCAAATCACTGTTTACCATAATCAAAGCCATTCAGGACTTAGGGTACCAGCCAATCTTGGCGCATCCCGAACGCTACAATTACTACCACAATAACTTTAAGATCTTCGAAGATATCAAAAATGCGGGCTGTATGTTGCAGTTGAATCTACTTTCGATCAGTAAATATTACGGAGAGAATGTGAAAACGGCGGCATTGACTCTTATCCGTGCAGGGATGTATGATTTTGTGGGTACTGATATGCACCACAGAAAACACTTGGATGCGCTGAAAGCCGTTGTTAGCAAGTACGATACCAAGGAATTGTTAAAGGACAACCCGATCAAAAATGCCAAGCTTTTCGAAGCGAAGAGCGAAAAGCGGACAGCTTAG